The Elgaria multicarinata webbii isolate HBS135686 ecotype San Diego chromosome 4, rElgMul1.1.pri, whole genome shotgun sequence genome contains a region encoding:
- the LBR gene encoding delta(14)-sterol reductase LBR isoform X2, producing MPRRKFADEEVVMGRWPGSVLYYEVQVTSYDDRTHLYTVKYKDGTELQLKESDMRKLHENNTNRYNGEPDITEVNSSSQSILERQRIESERARERILERYSLHPRKEEKRTEEKYSEERIFETPKTVGKVCLKTKELEFGGKIGAFFMIFLLPGTVFYLLLMCTQKDPSVMNFPPPFPTFESLWETRVFGVFLLWFFLQALFYLLPIGKVVEGTPLLNGIKLGYRLNGFYAFILTAAAVGISLYFEVELYYLYDHFLQFAVSATVFSVVFSIYLYARSLKASEQELSAGGNSGNIIYDFLMGRELNPRIGNFDLKYFCELRPGLIGWVVINLAMLLTEMKVQHLNLPSLSMILVNSFQLLYVVDGLWNEEAILTTMDIIHEGFGFMLVFGDLVWVPFLYSLQAFYLVNHPNEISWPIASAIVALNILGHFIFRSSNSQKNLFRRNPKDSKVAHLKVIPTATGKNLLVSGWWGLVRHPNYLGDLIMALAWSLPCGFNHILPYFYVIYFTVLLIHREARDEHLCKKKYGLAWEKYCHRVPYRIFPYIY from the exons ATGCCCAGGAGAAAGTTTGCCGACGAAGAAGTTGTAATGGGCCGGTGGCCTGGAAGTGTCCTGTATTATGAAGTACAAGTAACTAGCTATGATGACCGCACTCATCTTTATACCGTGAAATACAAAGATGGAACTGAACTTCAGCTGAAAGAAAGTGATATGAGG AAACTACATGAAAACAATACCAACCGATATAATGGGGAACCAGATATCACAGAAGTGAATTCTTCTTCTCAAAGCATTTTAGAG CGCCAAAGAATTGAGtcagagcgagcgagagagcgcatTCTGGAACGTTACAGCTTGCATCCAagaaaggaggagaagagaaccGAAGAGAAGTATTCAGAAGAGAGAATTTTTGAGACACCAAAAACTGTTGGAAAAGTATGCCTGAAGACAAAGGAACTAGAGTTTGGAGGAAAAATTG GTGCCTTCTTCATGATATTTCTCCTTCCTGGAACTGTATTTTACTTGCTGTTAATGTGCACACAGAAAGACCCTAGTGTTATgaattttcctcctcctttcccaacTTTTGAAAGTTTATGGGAGACAAGAGTTTTTGGCGTCTTTCTTCTTTGGTTCTTTCTCCAAGCCCTGTTTTACTTACTGCCCATAGGAAAG gttgtaGAAGGCACACCCCTTTTGAATGGAATTAAACTAGGGTACAGGCTAAATG gaTTCTATGCTTTTATACTAACAGCTGCAGCTGTAGGAATATCTCTGTATTTTGAAGTGGAGCTTTACTATCTCTATGACCATTTCCTACAGTTTGCTGTCAGTGCTACAGTTTTTTCTGTAGTCTTCAGCATTTATCTCTATGCACGTTCCCTGAAAGCATCTGAGCAAGAATTATCAGCTGGGGGAAATTCTG gGAACATaatttatgattttttaatggGACGTGAATTAAATCCTCGCATTGGAAATTTCGACCTGAAATATTTCTGTGAATTGCGGCCGGGATTAATTGGCTGG GTTGTTATTAACTTGGCAATGCTCTTGACTGAGATGAAAGTACAACATCTGAATTTGCCCTCTCTGTCGATGATTTTAGTTAATAGTTTCCAGCTCCTCTATGTCGTGGATGGTCTTTGGAATGAG GAAGCCATTTTGACAACTATGGACATCATCCATGAAGGGTTTGGCTTTATGCTAGTATTTGGAGACTTGGTGTGGGTTCCCTTTCTTTACAGCTTACAAGCTTTCTATTTAGTGAATCATCCTAATGAGATTTCTTGGCCTATAGCTTCTGCAATTGTGGCTTTGAATA tACTTGGACATTTCATTTTCCGCAGTTCCAATTCACAAAAAAACCTATTCCGAAGAAATCCAAAGGATTCAAAAGTTGCTC ATTTGAAAGTTATTCCTACTGCAACAGGAAAAAACCTTCTGGTCTCTGGCTGGTGGGGCTTAGTGCGTCATCCTAACTATTTAGGAGATCTCATCATGGCTCTGGCTTGGTCCCTACCTTGTG GGTTCAATCACATTTTACCATATTTCTATGTcatatattttactgttttgctTATTCATCGAGAAGCCCGTGATGAACATCTGTGTAAGAAAAAATATGGCTTAGCATGGGAAAAATACTGTCATCGTGTGCCATATCGCATATTTCCATACATCTATTGA
- the LBR gene encoding delta(14)-sterol reductase LBR isoform X1, whose amino-acid sequence MPRRKFADEEVVMGRWPGSVLYYEVQVTSYDDRTHLYTVKYKDGTELQLKESDMRSVSSFRFRKNSSSSGSPSRRSGSRSRSGSRSRSPGRPAKHRRRSSSQSREPKNEKNMIGEPNLIPLKLHENNTNRYNGEPDITEVNSSSQSILERQRIESERARERILERYSLHPRKEEKRTEEKYSEERIFETPKTVGKVCLKTKELEFGGKIGAFFMIFLLPGTVFYLLLMCTQKDPSVMNFPPPFPTFESLWETRVFGVFLLWFFLQALFYLLPIGKVVEGTPLLNGIKLGYRLNGFYAFILTAAAVGISLYFEVELYYLYDHFLQFAVSATVFSVVFSIYLYARSLKASEQELSAGGNSGNIIYDFLMGRELNPRIGNFDLKYFCELRPGLIGWVVINLAMLLTEMKVQHLNLPSLSMILVNSFQLLYVVDGLWNEEAILTTMDIIHEGFGFMLVFGDLVWVPFLYSLQAFYLVNHPNEISWPIASAIVALNILGHFIFRSSNSQKNLFRRNPKDSKVAHLKVIPTATGKNLLVSGWWGLVRHPNYLGDLIMALAWSLPCGFNHILPYFYVIYFTVLLIHREARDEHLCKKKYGLAWEKYCHRVPYRIFPYIY is encoded by the exons ATGCCCAGGAGAAAGTTTGCCGACGAAGAAGTTGTAATGGGCCGGTGGCCTGGAAGTGTCCTGTATTATGAAGTACAAGTAACTAGCTATGATGACCGCACTCATCTTTATACCGTGAAATACAAAGATGGAACTGAACTTCAGCTGAAAGAAAGTGATATGAGG tcGGTGTCATCTTTTCGATTTAGAAAAAACAGCTCTTCCTCAGGTTCTCCATCGAGACGCAGCGGTAGCAGATCTAGATCAGGCTCTAGATCTCGTTCACCTGGTCGGCCAGCAAAACACAGACGTCGTTCTTCCTCTCAAAGCAGAGAgccaaaaaatgaaaaaaatatgatTGGGGAACCTAATTTGATTCCTTtg AAACTACATGAAAACAATACCAACCGATATAATGGGGAACCAGATATCACAGAAGTGAATTCTTCTTCTCAAAGCATTTTAGAG CGCCAAAGAATTGAGtcagagcgagcgagagagcgcatTCTGGAACGTTACAGCTTGCATCCAagaaaggaggagaagagaaccGAAGAGAAGTATTCAGAAGAGAGAATTTTTGAGACACCAAAAACTGTTGGAAAAGTATGCCTGAAGACAAAGGAACTAGAGTTTGGAGGAAAAATTG GTGCCTTCTTCATGATATTTCTCCTTCCTGGAACTGTATTTTACTTGCTGTTAATGTGCACACAGAAAGACCCTAGTGTTATgaattttcctcctcctttcccaacTTTTGAAAGTTTATGGGAGACAAGAGTTTTTGGCGTCTTTCTTCTTTGGTTCTTTCTCCAAGCCCTGTTTTACTTACTGCCCATAGGAAAG gttgtaGAAGGCACACCCCTTTTGAATGGAATTAAACTAGGGTACAGGCTAAATG gaTTCTATGCTTTTATACTAACAGCTGCAGCTGTAGGAATATCTCTGTATTTTGAAGTGGAGCTTTACTATCTCTATGACCATTTCCTACAGTTTGCTGTCAGTGCTACAGTTTTTTCTGTAGTCTTCAGCATTTATCTCTATGCACGTTCCCTGAAAGCATCTGAGCAAGAATTATCAGCTGGGGGAAATTCTG gGAACATaatttatgattttttaatggGACGTGAATTAAATCCTCGCATTGGAAATTTCGACCTGAAATATTTCTGTGAATTGCGGCCGGGATTAATTGGCTGG GTTGTTATTAACTTGGCAATGCTCTTGACTGAGATGAAAGTACAACATCTGAATTTGCCCTCTCTGTCGATGATTTTAGTTAATAGTTTCCAGCTCCTCTATGTCGTGGATGGTCTTTGGAATGAG GAAGCCATTTTGACAACTATGGACATCATCCATGAAGGGTTTGGCTTTATGCTAGTATTTGGAGACTTGGTGTGGGTTCCCTTTCTTTACAGCTTACAAGCTTTCTATTTAGTGAATCATCCTAATGAGATTTCTTGGCCTATAGCTTCTGCAATTGTGGCTTTGAATA tACTTGGACATTTCATTTTCCGCAGTTCCAATTCACAAAAAAACCTATTCCGAAGAAATCCAAAGGATTCAAAAGTTGCTC ATTTGAAAGTTATTCCTACTGCAACAGGAAAAAACCTTCTGGTCTCTGGCTGGTGGGGCTTAGTGCGTCATCCTAACTATTTAGGAGATCTCATCATGGCTCTGGCTTGGTCCCTACCTTGTG GGTTCAATCACATTTTACCATATTTCTATGTcatatattttactgttttgctTATTCATCGAGAAGCCCGTGATGAACATCTGTGTAAGAAAAAATATGGCTTAGCATGGGAAAAATACTGTCATCGTGTGCCATATCGCATATTTCCATACATCTATTGA